Proteins from a single region of Ischnura elegans chromosome 2, ioIscEleg1.1, whole genome shotgun sequence:
- the LOC124153895 gene encoding V-type proton ATPase catalytic subunit A isoform X2 produces MSKGLARMQDEERESKYGYVFAVSGPVVTAERMSGSAMYELVRVGYHELVGEIIRLEGDLATIQVYEETSGVTVGDPVLRTGKPLSVELGPGILGSIFDGIQRPLKDINELSNSIYIPKGVNIPALSRTEQWDFQPMNIKMGSHITGGDLYGMVHENTLIKHKLLLPPRAKGTVTYVAPPGSYSVTDVVLETEFDGERSKYTMLQVWPVRQPRPVTEKLPANYPLLTGQRVLDALFPCVQGGTTAIPGAFGCGKTVISQSLSKYSNSDVIVYVGCGERGNEMSEVLRDFPELSVEIDGVTESIMKRTALVANTSNMPVAAREASIYTGITLSEYFRDMGYHVSMMADSTSRWAEALREISGRLAEMPADSGYPAYLGARLASFYERAGRVKCLGNPEREGSVSIVGAVSPPGGDFSDPVTSATLGIVQVFWGLDKKLAQRKHFPSINWLISYSKYMRALDDFYDKNYPEFVPLRTKVKEILQEEEDLSEIVQLVGKASLAETDKITLEVAKLLKDDFLQQNGYTPYDRFCPFYKTVCMLRNIIAFYDMARHAVESTAQSENKITWSIIRESMGNILYQLSSMKFKDPVKDGEAKIKADAEQLHEDIQQAFRNLED; encoded by the exons TCGTTACAGCTGAGCGGATGTCTGGATCCGCTATGTATGAGTTGGTGCGAGTTGGATACCATGAGCTTGTGGGAGAAATTATCCGTCTTGAAGGAGACTTGGCCACAATTCAG GTGTATGAGGAGACTTCAGGAGTAACTGTTGGTGACCCAGTACTCCGAACAGGGAAGCCTCTTTCTGTGGAATTAGGACCTGGAATTCTTGGAAGTATATTTGATGGTATTCAAAGACCTCTGAAAGATATTAATGAGCTTTCAAACAGCATTTATATTCCAAAAGGTGTAAATATACCTGCCCTGAGTCGCACAGAACAATGGGATTTCCAGCCAATGAACATTAAG atGGGAAGTCACATCACTGGGGGTGATTTATATGGAATGGTACATGAAAACACCCTCATTAAGCACAAACTTTTGCTTCCACCCAGAGCTAAGGGTACAGTTACTTATGTCGCCCCTCCTGGAAGCTACTCAGTCACA GATGTTGTCCTGGAAACTGAGTTTGATGGAGAACGTTCCAAGTACACTATGTTGCAGGTGTGGCCTGTGCGTCAACCAAGACCTGTAACTGAAAAACTCCCTGCCAATTATCCTTTGCTAACAGGTCAGCGTGTGTTGGATGCCCTTTTCCC ttGTGTTCAGGGTGGAACCACTGCCATTCCTGGTGCTTTTGGTTGTGGTAAGACTGTAATTTCACAGTCTTTGTCAAAATACTCAAATTCAGATGTAATTGTCTACGTTGGTTGTGGTGAACGAGGAAATGAAATGTCTGAG gtACTGAGAGATTTCCCAGAACTTTCAGTGGAAATTGATGGAGTCACAGAATCAATCATGAAGCGCACAGCTCTTGTAGCAAATACATCAAACATGCCTGTGGCAGCTCGAGAAGCATCTATTTACACTG GAATCACCCTGTCCGAATACTTCAGAGACATGGGTTACCATGTGTCCATGATGGCCGATTCAACATCCCGATGGGCTGAGGCTTTGAGAGAAATTTCTGGGCGTTTGGCTGAAATGCCTGCAGATAG TGGTTACCCTGCATATCTTGGTGCGAGGCTTGCATCCTTCTACGAGCGAGCTGGTCGAGTTAAGTGTCTTGGCAATCCTGAAAGGGAAGGTTCAGTTAGTATTGTTGGAGCAGTCTCTCCACCTGGTGGTGATTTCTCTGATCCTGTCACATCAGCAACCCTTGGTATTGTGCAGGTGTTTTGGGGATTGGACAAGAAACTTGCTCAGCGTAAACATTTCCCATCCATCAACTGGCTTATTTCTTACAG caaatacatgAGAGCACTTGATGACTTCTATGACAAAAACTACCCAGAATTTGTGCCACTCCGAACAAAGGTGAAGGAAATTCTTCAGGAAGAAGAAGATTTGTCAGAAATTGTGCAGCTAGTTGGTAAAGCTTCTTTGGCTGAAACTGACAAAATAACTTTGGAAGTAGCTAAACTTCTTAAAGATGACTTCTTGCAACAAAATGG atACACTCCATATGATAGATTTTGCCCCTTCTACAAAACTGTGTGCATGCTGAGGaatattattgcattttatgATATGGCTCGTCATGCAGTCGAGTCTACCGCACAAAGCGAGAATAAGATTACTTGGTCAATTATAAGGGAAAGCATGGGAAACATTCTTTATCAACTGTCCTCTATGAAGTTCAAG gaTCCAGTAAAAGATGGTGAAGCTAAAATAAAGGCCGATGCTGAGCAGCTTCATGAGGATATCCAACAAGCATTCCGAAACCTGGAGGATTAG
- the LOC124153895 gene encoding V-type proton ATPase catalytic subunit A isoform X1 yields MKSIIVRKNTIMSKGLARMQDEERESKYGYVFAVSGPVVTAERMSGSAMYELVRVGYHELVGEIIRLEGDLATIQVYEETSGVTVGDPVLRTGKPLSVELGPGILGSIFDGIQRPLKDINELSNSIYIPKGVNIPALSRTEQWDFQPMNIKMGSHITGGDLYGMVHENTLIKHKLLLPPRAKGTVTYVAPPGSYSVTDVVLETEFDGERSKYTMLQVWPVRQPRPVTEKLPANYPLLTGQRVLDALFPCVQGGTTAIPGAFGCGKTVISQSLSKYSNSDVIVYVGCGERGNEMSEVLRDFPELSVEIDGVTESIMKRTALVANTSNMPVAAREASIYTGITLSEYFRDMGYHVSMMADSTSRWAEALREISGRLAEMPADSGYPAYLGARLASFYERAGRVKCLGNPEREGSVSIVGAVSPPGGDFSDPVTSATLGIVQVFWGLDKKLAQRKHFPSINWLISYSKYMRALDDFYDKNYPEFVPLRTKVKEILQEEEDLSEIVQLVGKASLAETDKITLEVAKLLKDDFLQQNGYTPYDRFCPFYKTVCMLRNIIAFYDMARHAVESTAQSENKITWSIIRESMGNILYQLSSMKFKDPVKDGEAKIKADAEQLHEDIQQAFRNLED; encoded by the exons TCGTTACAGCTGAGCGGATGTCTGGATCCGCTATGTATGAGTTGGTGCGAGTTGGATACCATGAGCTTGTGGGAGAAATTATCCGTCTTGAAGGAGACTTGGCCACAATTCAG GTGTATGAGGAGACTTCAGGAGTAACTGTTGGTGACCCAGTACTCCGAACAGGGAAGCCTCTTTCTGTGGAATTAGGACCTGGAATTCTTGGAAGTATATTTGATGGTATTCAAAGACCTCTGAAAGATATTAATGAGCTTTCAAACAGCATTTATATTCCAAAAGGTGTAAATATACCTGCCCTGAGTCGCACAGAACAATGGGATTTCCAGCCAATGAACATTAAG atGGGAAGTCACATCACTGGGGGTGATTTATATGGAATGGTACATGAAAACACCCTCATTAAGCACAAACTTTTGCTTCCACCCAGAGCTAAGGGTACAGTTACTTATGTCGCCCCTCCTGGAAGCTACTCAGTCACA GATGTTGTCCTGGAAACTGAGTTTGATGGAGAACGTTCCAAGTACACTATGTTGCAGGTGTGGCCTGTGCGTCAACCAAGACCTGTAACTGAAAAACTCCCTGCCAATTATCCTTTGCTAACAGGTCAGCGTGTGTTGGATGCCCTTTTCCC ttGTGTTCAGGGTGGAACCACTGCCATTCCTGGTGCTTTTGGTTGTGGTAAGACTGTAATTTCACAGTCTTTGTCAAAATACTCAAATTCAGATGTAATTGTCTACGTTGGTTGTGGTGAACGAGGAAATGAAATGTCTGAG gtACTGAGAGATTTCCCAGAACTTTCAGTGGAAATTGATGGAGTCACAGAATCAATCATGAAGCGCACAGCTCTTGTAGCAAATACATCAAACATGCCTGTGGCAGCTCGAGAAGCATCTATTTACACTG GAATCACCCTGTCCGAATACTTCAGAGACATGGGTTACCATGTGTCCATGATGGCCGATTCAACATCCCGATGGGCTGAGGCTTTGAGAGAAATTTCTGGGCGTTTGGCTGAAATGCCTGCAGATAG TGGTTACCCTGCATATCTTGGTGCGAGGCTTGCATCCTTCTACGAGCGAGCTGGTCGAGTTAAGTGTCTTGGCAATCCTGAAAGGGAAGGTTCAGTTAGTATTGTTGGAGCAGTCTCTCCACCTGGTGGTGATTTCTCTGATCCTGTCACATCAGCAACCCTTGGTATTGTGCAGGTGTTTTGGGGATTGGACAAGAAACTTGCTCAGCGTAAACATTTCCCATCCATCAACTGGCTTATTTCTTACAG caaatacatgAGAGCACTTGATGACTTCTATGACAAAAACTACCCAGAATTTGTGCCACTCCGAACAAAGGTGAAGGAAATTCTTCAGGAAGAAGAAGATTTGTCAGAAATTGTGCAGCTAGTTGGTAAAGCTTCTTTGGCTGAAACTGACAAAATAACTTTGGAAGTAGCTAAACTTCTTAAAGATGACTTCTTGCAACAAAATGG atACACTCCATATGATAGATTTTGCCCCTTCTACAAAACTGTGTGCATGCTGAGGaatattattgcattttatgATATGGCTCGTCATGCAGTCGAGTCTACCGCACAAAGCGAGAATAAGATTACTTGGTCAATTATAAGGGAAAGCATGGGAAACATTCTTTATCAACTGTCCTCTATGAAGTTCAAG gaTCCAGTAAAAGATGGTGAAGCTAAAATAAAGGCCGATGCTGAGCAGCTTCATGAGGATATCCAACAAGCATTCCGAAACCTGGAGGATTAG